One genomic window of Luteitalea pratensis includes the following:
- a CDS encoding PCP reductase family protein, whose product MKFLCVPCDTPMKLQTVVPPDRGSLSVVYACPECGYEIAMLTNAYETQVVQSLGVRIGPDLGTEAAAGTSGSSCPFAAMLPATDGAPGVEARPGQPEPAAVQWTAAAEARLANIPAFVRPMAKTGIETFARERGVVQVDETILDAARDFFGM is encoded by the coding sequence ATGAAATTCCTCTGTGTCCCCTGCGACACGCCGATGAAGCTGCAGACCGTCGTTCCGCCCGACCGCGGCTCGCTGTCGGTCGTCTACGCGTGCCCCGAATGCGGCTACGAGATCGCGATGCTGACCAACGCGTACGAAACGCAGGTCGTGCAGTCGCTCGGCGTGCGCATCGGTCCCGACCTCGGCACTGAAGCGGCCGCAGGCACCTCCGGCTCCAGTTGCCCGTTCGCGGCGATGCTGCCCGCGACAGACGGTGCACCGGGCGTTGAAGCGCGGCCCGGACAGCCCGAACCAGCCGCCGTCCAATGGACTGCTGCGGCCGAAGCCAGGCTCGCGAACATCCCCGCGTTCGTGCGCCCGATGGCAAAGACCGGCATCGAGACCTTCGCCCGGGAGCGTGGGGTCGTGCAGGTGGACGAGACGATCCTCGACGCGGCCCGCGACTTCTTCGGGATGTGA
- a CDS encoding VOC family protein, with product MISYEDGIAALEWLRIAFGFRETVRLTTPDGKLSHGEMEAGDGLIMLASPTPEYRSPKHHREVCEQARKWSTVPWIIDGVLVHVDDLDGHFARAKAAGAMILSDIDEGLPGRRYRAEDFEGHRWFFFEKDHA from the coding sequence ATGATCTCCTATGAGGATGGGATCGCGGCATTGGAATGGCTTCGCATTGCGTTCGGCTTTCGCGAGACGGTGCGCCTCACGACGCCGGATGGCAAGCTGTCACACGGCGAGATGGAGGCAGGCGACGGATTGATCATGCTTGCGTCTCCCACACCCGAGTACCGGAGTCCGAAACACCATCGCGAAGTGTGCGAGCAGGCCCGCAAGTGGTCGACGGTGCCGTGGATTATCGACGGTGTCCTCGTCCACGTGGACGACCTCGATGGACACTTTGCACGAGCCAAGGCCGCGGGTGCGATGATCCTGTCTGACATCGACGAGGGGCTACCCGGGCGACGATACCGGGCGGAAGATTTCGAAGGCCATCGTTGGTTCTTCTTTGAGAAGGACCACGCATGA
- a CDS encoding radical SAM/SPASM domain-containing protein: protein MNTNSFARPYVVSWNLTYRCNLACEHCYLDAGGKPQVESENFADRSELGTEECFRVIDEIATFAPECLTILTGGEPLLRRDILEIVQRAAERELWVVVGTNGVRITENVARRLAAAGARGLSLSLDALDPERHDRFRNVRGAWRNTVEGAEILNATGLPFIVQTTAGSHNIAELEAIADFAHERLAAKVWNLYFLVPTGRGQFVSDISPAQYDEVLASLYRIQRKYSGRMLVNAKCAPHYIKTVLQNAAAQEDPVVGQAESTSVSSLPGLPGIRTYSGGAGGCPAGTHYMGIRPNGDVTPCPYLPVFAGTLRTASLADLWTSSELFTDIRRRNSLGGRCGECEMNGHCGGCRARAFGMTGDLMAEDPLCTHTPGTFAASPLLLARRSAGEGGAGGGPASVAGRQRPTVLEYGPESPSTVAWDDAATARMKKVPAFVRGMVMRAVEESCRKSGLDRVTVEELERIRARMPTPKMFG from the coding sequence ATGAATACGAACTCGTTCGCCAGGCCCTACGTCGTCTCCTGGAACCTCACCTACCGGTGCAATCTCGCCTGCGAGCACTGCTACCTCGATGCCGGCGGCAAGCCGCAGGTCGAGAGCGAGAACTTCGCCGATCGCAGCGAACTCGGCACCGAGGAATGCTTCCGGGTCATCGACGAGATCGCCACGTTCGCGCCTGAATGCCTGACGATCCTGACCGGCGGCGAACCGCTCCTGCGGCGCGACATCCTCGAGATCGTCCAGCGAGCGGCGGAGCGCGAGCTGTGGGTCGTCGTCGGCACCAATGGTGTGCGGATTACGGAGAACGTGGCCCGACGGCTGGCCGCAGCCGGAGCGCGCGGGCTCTCACTCTCGCTCGATGCGCTCGATCCCGAGCGTCACGACCGCTTCAGGAACGTGCGCGGCGCGTGGCGCAACACCGTCGAAGGCGCGGAGATCCTCAACGCGACCGGCCTTCCCTTCATCGTCCAGACGACCGCAGGTTCACACAACATCGCCGAACTCGAAGCGATTGCCGACTTCGCGCACGAGCGCCTTGCCGCGAAGGTCTGGAACCTCTACTTCCTGGTGCCGACGGGACGCGGGCAGTTCGTGTCCGACATCAGTCCCGCGCAGTACGACGAGGTGCTCGCGTCGCTCTACCGGATCCAGCGGAAATACAGCGGCCGGATGCTCGTGAACGCGAAATGCGCCCCGCACTACATCAAGACGGTGCTGCAGAATGCCGCCGCCCAGGAAGATCCGGTCGTCGGGCAAGCCGAATCAACGTCCGTATCGTCGTTGCCCGGCCTGCCGGGGATCAGGACCTACTCGGGCGGTGCCGGCGGGTGTCCGGCGGGCACGCACTACATGGGGATCCGGCCAAACGGCGATGTCACTCCGTGCCCGTACTTGCCCGTCTTCGCGGGGACGCTTCGCACCGCGAGCCTGGCGGACCTGTGGACGTCCTCGGAGCTGTTCACCGACATCCGTCGCCGCAACTCGCTCGGCGGGCGATGCGGTGAGTGCGAGATGAATGGGCACTGCGGCGGCTGTCGAGCCCGCGCGTTCGGCATGACGGGCGATCTGATGGCCGAGGATCCCCTCTGCACCCACACGCCTGGTACGTTCGCCGCGTCGCCTCTCCTCCTTGCCCGCCGTAGCGCTGGCGAAGGCGGGGCCGGCGGCGGACCCGCGTCTGTCGCGGGAAGACAGCGGCCCACGGTGCTCGAGTACGGCCCGGAATCGCCGTCGACTGTCGCGTGGGACGACGCAGCCACCGCACGCATGAAGAAGGTGCCCGCGTTCGTGCGGGGGATGGTGATGAGAGCCGTCGAGGAGTCCTGCCGCAAGAGCGGCCTCGACCGCGTCACCGTCGAGGAGCTCGAGCGGATCCGTGCGCGGATGCCTACGCCGAAGATGTTCGGGTAG